The proteins below are encoded in one region of bacterium:
- a CDS encoding N-acetylneuraminate synthase family protein → MRIQLTKDKEVYDYGRPYIIAELGSNHNGDMDLARQLISKAREAGADCVKFQSWSKDTIFSKKVYEQNYFLADDYRERTDYTLEEIVDKFAISEDELRKMKKFADEMGIDCISTPFSKREVDFLVEELRVSFIKVASMDLSNYPFLHYIAMKNLPIVLSTGLSRLSEIDKAIQTIEEAGNNKIVILHCVSLYPPEDRQVNLNNIDTLRTAYPYPIGFSDHTIGFSIPLAAVAKGACLIEKHFTLDKNMFGWDHKVSADFMEMKIIVKESKRICQALGTHRVMVNEDEERLKAFRRSIVAAREIKKGEIFKEDMLDFKRPAEGIAPGYVDFIIGKAAKRDIEYDEIINKEDF, encoded by the coding sequence ATGAGGATACAATTAACAAAGGACAAAGAGGTATATGACTATGGCCGGCCTTACATAATTGCCGAACTTGGTTCCAATCATAATGGCGATATGGACCTGGCCCGGCAGTTAATCTCGAAGGCCAGGGAAGCAGGGGCTGACTGCGTTAAATTTCAATCATGGTCAAAGGATACCATCTTTTCCAAAAAGGTTTATGAGCAAAACTACTTTTTGGCTGATGACTACAGGGAGAGGACAGATTATACCCTGGAAGAGATAGTAGATAAGTTCGCCATTTCAGAAGATGAACTGCGAAAGATGAAAAAATTTGCTGACGAAATGGGTATTGATTGTATTTCCACGCCCTTTTCCAAACGAGAAGTTGATTTTCTGGTTGAGGAGTTAAGGGTGAGTTTTATTAAAGTAGCTTCAATGGACTTGAGTAATTATCCTTTTCTTCACTATATCGCGATGAAAAATCTACCCATAGTGCTGTCAACAGGACTAAGTAGATTAAGCGAGATAGATAAGGCCATCCAGACCATAGAAGAAGCGGGTAATAATAAGATAGTAATACTTCACTGTGTATCACTTTATCCCCCTGAAGATAGGCAGGTAAATTTAAACAACATCGATACCTTAAGAACGGCTTATCCTTATCCTATTGGATTTTCTGATCATACTATCGGTTTTTCTATACCACTTGCTGCCGTGGCCAAAGGCGCCTGTCTCATCGAGAAACATTTTACCTTGGATAAAAATATGTTTGGCTGGGATCATAAAGTATCGGCGGATTTTATGGAGATGAAGATTATAGTAAAAGAGTCAAAAAGGATATGCCAGGCATTGGGCACCCATAGGGTTATGGTTAACGAGGATGAAGAGAGGCTGAAGGCCTTTAGAAGGAGTATTGTGGCCGCCAGAGAGATTAAGAAGGGAGAGATTTTTAAAGAAGACATGCTTGATTTTAAAAGGCCGGCCGAGGGGATAGCGCCTGGATATGTAGACTTCATAATAGGCAAAGCCGCCAAAAGAGATATTGAATACGATGAGATTATAAATAAGGAAGATTTTTAA